One part of the Gallaecimonas xiamenensis 3-C-1 genome encodes these proteins:
- the hutH gene encoding histidine ammonia-lyase: MFELVLKPGLLTLSQLRRVAAEPVKVSLVDSAWPAIDASATMVRKVIEEDRTVYGINTGFGLLANTRIARHELEELQRRIVLSHAAGIGELMSEDTVRLLMVLKLNSLSRGFSGIRRVVLEGLMALINAEVYPCIPKKGSVGASGDLAPLSHMVCPLIGEGHVLHKGQKISAAQGLEIAGIKAITLAAKEGLALLNGTQASTAFALQGLFAAEDLFVAGSVIGATSVEAALGSRRPFDARIHAVRGQKGQIDSAALYRHILGDSSEVGASHANCDKVQDPYSLRCQPQVMGACLTQIRQAAEVLLCEANGVTDNPLVFAEDDDIISGGNFHAEPVAMAADNLALAISEIGALSERRMALLIDKNLSGLPAFLVNNGGVNSGFMIAQVTAAALASENKSLAHPASVDSLPTSANQEDHVSMATFAGRRLADMAANTRGVLAVEYLAACQGLDFRAPLKAAPIVEDAKAILRGQVPFYDQDRYMAADMEAANGILLLGAFNPLALPGLLPSL; this comes from the coding sequence ATGTTTGAATTGGTACTCAAGCCCGGCCTGCTCACCCTTAGCCAACTGCGCCGGGTAGCGGCCGAGCCGGTCAAGGTCAGCCTGGTTGATTCCGCCTGGCCGGCCATCGACGCCAGCGCCACCATGGTCCGTAAGGTGATCGAAGAAGACCGCACCGTTTACGGCATCAACACCGGCTTTGGCCTCCTGGCCAACACCCGCATTGCCCGCCACGAGCTGGAAGAGCTGCAACGGCGCATAGTGCTGTCTCACGCCGCCGGTATCGGCGAGCTGATGAGCGAAGACACGGTGCGGCTGTTGATGGTGCTCAAGCTCAACTCCCTGTCCCGGGGCTTCTCTGGCATTCGCCGGGTGGTGCTGGAAGGGCTGATGGCACTGATTAACGCAGAGGTCTACCCCTGCATTCCCAAGAAGGGCTCGGTTGGCGCCTCGGGGGACCTGGCGCCCCTGTCCCATATGGTCTGCCCGCTGATTGGCGAAGGCCATGTGCTGCACAAGGGCCAGAAGATAAGCGCCGCCCAGGGCCTGGAAATCGCCGGTATCAAGGCCATTACCCTGGCCGCCAAAGAGGGCTTGGCACTACTGAACGGCACCCAGGCCAGCACCGCCTTTGCCCTGCAAGGGCTCTTTGCCGCCGAAGATTTATTTGTGGCCGGCAGCGTCATCGGCGCCACCAGCGTTGAAGCGGCCCTGGGTTCACGCCGCCCCTTTGATGCCCGCATCCACGCCGTGCGCGGCCAAAAAGGGCAAATCGATAGCGCCGCCCTGTATCGCCATATCCTAGGGGACAGCTCCGAGGTGGGCGCCTCCCACGCCAACTGCGACAAGGTGCAAGACCCTTACAGCCTGCGCTGCCAACCCCAGGTCATGGGCGCCTGCCTGACGCAAATTCGCCAGGCCGCCGAGGTGCTTTTGTGTGAAGCCAACGGCGTTACCGACAACCCGCTGGTATTCGCCGAGGACGACGACATCATCAGTGGCGGCAACTTCCACGCCGAACCTGTGGCCATGGCCGCCGACAACCTGGCGCTGGCCATCAGCGAAATTGGCGCCCTGTCCGAGCGGCGCATGGCGCTCCTTATCGACAAAAACCTGTCCGGCCTGCCGGCCTTTTTGGTGAACAACGGCGGCGTCAACTCGGGCTTTATGATCGCCCAGGTTACCGCAGCTGCGCTCGCGTCCGAGAACAAGTCCTTGGCCCACCCGGCCAGCGTTGATTCCCTGCCCACCAGCGCCAACCAGGAAGACCATGTGTCCATGGCCACCTTTGCCGGCCGCCGCCTGGCAGACATGGCCGCCAACACCCGTGGCGTACTGGCGGTGGAATACCTGGCCGCCTGCCAGGGCCTGGATTTCCGCGCCCCCCTTAAAGCCGCGCCCATAGTGGAAGACGCCAAAGCCATACTGCGTGGCCAGGTGCCCTTCTACGACCAGGACCGCTACATGGCCGCCGACATGGAAGCGGCCAACGGCATACTGCTGCTGGGGGCATTTAACCCCCTGGCCCTGCCGGGCCTGTTGCCCAGCCTCTAA